A stretch of the Pogona vitticeps strain Pit_001003342236 chromosome 8, PviZW2.1, whole genome shotgun sequence genome encodes the following:
- the PLPBP gene encoding pyridoxal phosphate homeostasis protein, whose amino-acid sequence MPLHVWRKRREGGGEGDRDGKRRARRGMWRAGMAAGEGLGPALRAVREQVQQAAARRPQSLPAIQPRLVAVSKTKPAEMVIEAYNYGQRSFGENYVQELLEKASDSRILSSCPEIKWHFIGHLQKNNVNKLIAVPNLFMLETVDSAKLADKVNASWQKKGSSERLKIMVQVNTSREDSKHGLPPGETVTTVAHILQKCPSLHFVGLMTIGSFGHDLSQGPNPDFQLLISLRQDLCDKLNIPTEDVELSMGMSTDFQHAIEVGSTNVRIGSTIFGERDYSKKPSSDKTPREIKDKRENLPVQEH is encoded by the exons ATGCCGCTTCATGTGTGGCGGAAGCGGCGCgaaggtgggggagagggagatcGTGACGGGAAGCGGAGGGCCCGCCGGGGCATGTGGAGAGCCGGGATGGCTGCCGGAGAAGGCCTGGGACCGGCGCTCCGGGCAGTCCGGGAGCAGGTCCAGCAGGCGGCCGCTCGGAGGCCCCAG AGCTTGCCTGCTATACAGCCTCGTCTTGTAGCTGTCAGTAAAACGAAACCTGCAGAAATGGTGATTGAGGCATACAATTATGGACAACGCAGTTTTGGAGAAAACTAT GTCCAAGAATTACTAGAAAAGGCATCAGACTCCAGA ATTCTGTCTTCGTGTCCAGAGATTAAATGGCATTTCATAGGCCATCTGCAGAAAAACAATGTCAACAAACTGATTG CGGTACCTAATTTATTTATGCTGGAAACGGTGGATTCTGCAAAACTAGCAGACAAGGTGAATGCTTCTTGGCAGAAGAAGGGGTCTTCAGAGAGGCTAAAAATCATGGTGCAAGTGAACACCAGCAGGGAAGACA gtaAACATGGGCTGCCACCTGGAGAAACTGTGACAACGGTGGCCCATATTCTCCAGAAATGTCCCAGCCTGCACTTTGTGGGCTTGATGACGATTGGCAGCTTTGGGCATGACCTCAGTCAGGGGCCCAACCCAGACTTTCAG CTGTTGATATCCTTGCGCCAGGACCTGTGTGACAAGCTCAATATCCCCACCGAAGATGTTGAGTTGAGCATGGGGATGTCTACAGACTTCCAGCATGCG ATTGAAGTTGGATCCACAAATGTTAGAATTGGAAGCACTATCTTCGGAGAGCGTGATTATTCCAAGAAACCATCCAGTGACAAAACCCCAAGGGAGATTAAAGACAAACGGGAGAATTTACCAGTGCAGGAGCACTAA